The region TTAATCATTGGAAGAAAAAGATAATCCAGAATGGCTGCCCATCCTACCAAAAACCCTAAATGAGCGTTGATTGTTTTTCTTGTATAAGTGTATATTGAGCCAGCATACGGATAGATTTTTACCATTTTCCCATAACAATATGCAGTAAATAAAATGGCGATTATAACTAGCATATAAGCAGCAGGAACATGACCATTTGTTATATCAGAGATAATTCCGAATGTGTCAAAAACGGCCAGCGGAGACATATAGGCTATTCCAATGAAAACTACATGCCTTAATTTTAATGAACGTTTTAGTTGTCCCTTTGGCGATTCTTGATTAAACGGAACGTCTAATTCTTTAGCTTCACTTAATCCCATATAATTCCCCTTTACGTTTTTATATTTAACTCCACTATGAATACCCCCTACGCCTCCAATTCATCAAAATCAATTTCAGGAGGATTCTTTTTAAAGAATCCGGTCGATATAGCTAGATAAGCTAACCCCAAAACGGTCCAAATTCCCCCAATAGTCAGAGAAAAGAGATCAAGATTTACCCATAAGTACACAACAAACAGCAATCCGATACAAGGTGCAATTAAATTACTTAGAACATAACCAAGGGAGCGTTTTCTTTCAGTTGTAAAAAAGCTTTTAACTACACAAATATTAACAAATGAAAACGCAGTAAATGCCCCTACATTAATTAATGATGTTGCTGCTTCCAAGTCCAAAAGCAATGCGGACAAAGCCATCGCACCGACCAATACGATATTAAGTACTGGAGAATTAAACTTGGGGTGTAAATAGCCAAAAAATCGTTTGGGAATTACTTTATCTCTTCCCATTGCGTATAATAATCGCGATGCACTCACCTGTGCTGCTAAGCCTGAAGCAAATACAGAAAACAGGGCTCCGCCAAGGAAAAACGAAAGAAATAAGTTTCCTCCAATCATTACCGCAATTTCAGGAGATGCACCCTCAATATCATTAAATAATGACACATCCGGAAATAGCGATTGCATGAAGTAAGTCACCGTAAAGAAAAATACCCCGCCGATAGATGCAACAAGTAAAATTGCTCTAGGGATATTTTTCTTTGGTTCAACCGTATCCTCCGATAGAGTCGTTATGGCATCGAAACCAATAAAAGATAAAGCTAATAATGCAGCCGCACCAAACAACCCCGAATACTCATTAGCAGCAGGGAACAACTCAGCAAAAGACATAAAATGTTCTGGGCCGGTCTGAATAGAACGAACCGTTAGAAATATGAAAGTGACGCCAACCAAAACTTGAAATACGACTAATAAAATATTTACTGAGGCTGCAATCTTCACCCCGAATATATTCAATACCGTAATCACTGCTATTAGTCCGACAATCCACACCCAACCTGGTACATTGGGAAAACCGGCTGATAAATAAATTTTCGCAAGCAATGCATTAATCATTGGAAGTGCTAAATAAGCAATAAACGACACCCAGCCAACCATGACTCCCAAATACGGATTTAGAATATTTTTCGTATAGGTATAAACAGATCCCGCGTTTGGAAATCTTTTAACTAGTTTTCCATAGCTCATGGCTGTAAAGAGAATGGCTAGAAACACCACCACATAGGCAGTAGGCACATGTCCTGAAGATACGTCCGATGCAATTCCAAATGTATCAAATACCGCAAACGGGGACATGTAAGCCAAACCGATCGCTACAACATGTACTAACCTGAGTTTCCGTTGTATCTGATTCTTATCATTATCATTCACCAAATCAACTCCTCAAATAAACATATACTGGTATTCACACGTATTTGGATGCGTTTACAAATGTACTTATTGAAATTTCCCGCCTAACAATTCATTTGTTAGGCGAGGTATGAACACATCAGCAGAAAGTTTCCCGACCTCAGTACCAGTAATGTACAAATCACATCACAAGTACATTCTCGTTACTAATCCAACCCAATCCACACACTTTTCACTTCTGTATAATTTTCCAACGCATACGAACCCATTTCCCGGCCAAACCCTGATTCTTTATAGCCGCCAAACGGGACAGCTGCATTGGTCAGGTTATAGCAATTCACCCAGACAGTACCCGCTTTTAATTTATTGGATATCTTATGTGCATTTTTCAAATTCTCTGTCCAAAGCCCTGCAGCCAAACCATATGAAGAAGCATTGGCACGTTCGATCACTTCATCGATACTGCTATATGGCATTGCAACAACAACAGGACCGAATATTTCTTCTTTGGCAATGGTCATGTCCTCGTCAACCCCTGTAAACACGGTCGGCGAGACAAAATATCCTTTACCTTTGTTTTCGCCGCCAACTAACATCGTTGCGCCTTCCTTAATGCCCTTTTCTATATAGGAAGTCACTGTATCAAACTGCTTCTTGGAAACAAGCGGACCCATATCTGTTTCTGCATCCAGGCCGTCACCCAATGTTACATTTTCGGCGTATTCCTTCATCTTGTTGACTACCTCATCAAAAATGTCATCCGGTATATAAACCCGGGATCCGGCACAGCAAACCTCTCCCTGGTTGACCATAATTCCGTTAAACACTCCCGGAATGGCTTTGTCCAGATCAGCATCAGGCAGGATAATATTTGGCGATTTTCCGCCGAGTTCCAATGTCACCCGCTTCATCGTGTCTGCTGCAGACTTCATGATGGCACGGCCTGTTGCAGTAGAACCTGTAAAGGCAATTTTGTTTACATCCGGATGGCTTACCAGTGCATTACCAGCCGTTTTTCCAAAGCCATTAACAATATTGATTACACCTTTAGGAAATCCAGCTTCTTCAACAAGTTTTGCCAAATACAGTGCAGATAGCGGTGTTTGCTCGGCTGGTTTCAGCACAACGGTACAACCTGTTGCGATGGCGGGGGCGATTTTCCATAATGCCATCATAATCGGAAAATTCCAAGGAATGATTTGTCCTACCACCCCAACTGGCTCATGTCTTGTATAGTTGAAAAAGGATTCAGAGACAGGAATCGTTTGACCTGTCATTTTCGTCGTCCAACCGGCAAAATATCTCAGATTCTCAATCGCTCCCGGCAAATCGCTGCCCGTTACTTCTTTCAATGGTTTACCGTTATCCAACGTATCCAGTTGGGCAAGAATCTCAAAGTCCCGTTCCATTAAATTAGCAAGTTTATGCATTAACTGGGAACGCTCATAAGCACTAAGCGCAGGCCACTCCCCTGTTTCAAAAGCTTGTTTAGCAGCCTTAACCGCTTTATCCACATCTTGCTCCCCTGCTTCATGCACCACTGCCAATACTTCGCCTGTAGCAGGATTCTCGGCAGTAAACGTATTTTCTTCTACCGATGCTTGCCACTCACCATCAATAAACAGTTTGATAGGATCCTTTAAGAATTCTACCACTTTAGGATTTAGTTCTAGTACTTTGCTACTCATTTATAAACCTCCTTGGGAGATGTTCAAAAAAGCCCGGTAAAAATAATCTTTAAATATCATCGTTTTCTACCTTCCTTTTTGAATACCCCACCATTATATTTCATTTTCGATTACGTTTATCCGATCTTTTTTGAAAAAGCTGCCGCTGCATCATCAATGATCTCAATAATCTTCTCTATTTCGCTTTTCGTAACAATGAGTGGGGGTGCAACTGCAACAATGTTCATCCCCGGTTCAAAATCAAATGGACGGATGAGCAGATCTCTTTGATAACATTCTTCCACAAGTGTACCGGCAGCGCCTACTGAATGGTCAAAAGGAATGTTGGCATCGCGATCTTTAACCAAATCAAATCCGGCTAACAAGCCTCTGGATCGTGTATTGGCAAAGAAGGAATACTTGTCTTGCAGGTAATCCAAGCCCTTTTTCAGTTCGTGTCCCATGGCATCTGCATGGGCAACCAGTCCATCACGTTCAATAATTTCAATATTTTTTAATCCGATTGCACAAGCAGTTGGATGGCCGCTATACGTAAAGCCATGTGCCAACATGTCATCATATTGGTTAATGGTATTACTAATTTCCTCTCTCATGACAACACCGCCAAGTTGTGCATAACCACTGGTGATTCCTTTGGCAACAGACATGAAGTCAGGCACCACTTCCCAATGATCGACACCGAACATTTTTCCAGTTCGGCCAAAACCACAAATGACTTCGTCTGCAATAAAATGAACGTTTTTTTCATCGCAAAGTTTTCTAACTGCCTGTAAATATCCTTCTGGAGGAACGTGAACACCACCTGCTCCTTGAATTGGTTCTACGATAACGGCAGCAATTTTATCCGCTCCATATTTGTCGATAACGTCACGAATACATCCTTCATATTCCGGATCGCTTGTATCTCCCAATTCACAAGCTGTCAGATGTGGTTTCGCATTAACAATGTCTGGATCTGATGAACCTGAAAATTCCCGGTAGGCATCAATTCCTGTTGCACGTTGAGCTGCAATTGTCACCCCATGGTAACCGCGCTTCAACGAAATGATGATTCTTTTTTCTTTAAAACCTTTTAACTGCCAATAGAATCTGGATAATTTAAATGCAGAATCATTGGACTCCGAACCACCAGAAGTAAAGAAAATGGTGTTTAAATCTCCTGGCGTTAATGACGTGATTTTTTCAGCTAATCGTACGGTTGATTCATTCGCATAACCATAAAACGTTGTCGTGTATGCTGCTTTTGTCATTTGCTGATACGATGCTTCTGCCAATTCTTTGTTTCCATGACCCAGATTCACATTCCACAGCATGGACACCCCATCAATATAGGTTCTGCCATCCATATCTTTTAAATAGATCCCTTGACCATCTTTAAAGATAATTTTCGGACCATTTTCACTCTGTTGCTTCGGATTGGTTGATGGGTGAAGAATATGCTTCTTGTCGATGCTGGATAATTCATTTTTCAGTTCTTCTGTTTTATCTAATTGTTGATTTTGACTCATGTTGATTCCTCCCAAATAAATTAATTGATAACGTTTGCCAGTTTTGTAACGGCATAGAGTAGAACATTTGCCCCTTTTTCAATATCATCATGAAACGATAATTCCTGTTCGTTATGACTAATCCCTTTATGACTAGGGATAAAAATCATTCCTGTATCAGCTACTTGCGCAACATATTTCGCATCATGCCCCGGGCCACTGAATAACTCCATGGCGGGATATCCAAATTCCTCAGCACCTTCTGTAATACCTTTTATGACATCGGGGGAAAATTCAACAGCATCCGACTTCCAATCCGTTTCGATGGTTAGATCGACATCATGTGTTAATGCAATGGTACTTAGCTGCTCCCTTAATATTTCAATCGCATTCGCTCTAGCCTCATCATCTTGATGTCTGATATCTACTGTAAACTCTACTTTGCCTGGAATCACATTGGATACATTTGGTGAAACATCCATTTTGCCAACTGTAATCTTTAATCCATCTATTTCTTTTGTTAACTGATTAACTTTCGCGATCATTTTAGCAGCGGGAACTAGTGCATCCCTTCTGCCATCCATAGGCGTAGGTCCAGCATGATTTGTTTCCCCTGTTACCGAAATTGTTAACCAGCTCATTCCCTGGATTCCTTGAACAATCCCGATTGATTTATTTTTCTTTTCCAAAATCGGTCCTTGCTCGATATGAAGTTCGATATAGTTCTTCACGTTTTTTAAGCGATTCGCCTTTTTCCCCACGTAGCCTATTTGCTTAAGTGCCTGTTCAAACGTGACATCCTTACTGTCCTTGGTATGATATACAAAATCTTGTGTGAATACTTCTGCAGCCCCACCAGAACCGAGCATGGGCGGTCTAAAGCGAGCTCCTTCTTCATTAGTAAAATTAATGATTTCAATAGGGTATTCTGTCTCGACTTGATTATCGTTCAATACACGGATAACTTCCAATGCTGATAAAACACCCAAAACACCGTCGAACCGGCCACCGCATGGTTGTGTATCCAAATGGGAGCCGATGGCAATTACTGGCCCACTGTTTTTTCTTCCTTTTCTCCGGCCATATATATTGCCAAAGTCATCAATGCGAATGTTAAGCCCTTCTTCCTTCAGCCAATTAACAAAGATGTCCCTCATGGTTTTATCTTCTTGTGTCAATGCCAAACGATTTAATCCGCCATTTTCTGTAGCACCAATGGAAGCACTTACTTTAATGGTTTCAAGTAAGCGGCTTTTATTTATTTGATAGATTACCTTCTCCATGTCTCTCCCCCTTCACCGCTGTCGATTATGGTAATGCAATTTTTATGCCAAAATATTAAATAAAGAACTATCGGATTTCTTTGCCATAGAATGCTAGAAGATAATTAGTTTTGAATCAATAACGATTCGTTTATTGAGTTAATTTCAACTCAATAGGCGATGTCACTTCCCGAATTTTGTCGAAAACATTATTTAAAAAGAAGGCTGCTGTGTCAGTTAGCAACGAAATTTTGTTTAAAGAATGTTCAATACCGTATATACCAAATCAGTGAGATAAATAACTTCTTTTATGGTGTGTTCTCTACATCATCAATTGATTCGTCAAATGACATTTTAGGAGGCTGGTTCTTAAACATCCGGGTCAGATACATTAAATAAATTAATCCAATAGTTAACCAACTGATTCCCAACATAAAAGCAAATTTACTCAAACTGGTCCACAACCAAATACATAATATAACTCCGATAAACGGCACTAACACATATAATATCAAGTCTTTGAATGTGCGTTTTCTGCTCCTTACATAAAAATGAGCGAATACAGATATATGTACAAAGGTAAAAGCAGAAAGTGCTCCAAAACTAATGAAGGAAGAGACAGTTTCCAAACTGAAAAATAAGGCTAACAATGCTACAACGCTTACAATAATGATGTTGAATACAGGAGTTCGATATTTTGAATAAAGATTGCCAAATACTTTTTTGGGAAGAATTGTATCCCGCCCCATCGCATATAGTATTCTTGATACACTTGCATGTGAACTTGTGGCTGAAGCAAAACAGCCAATGATATATGCTGCTAAAAAGAACGATTTAAATAAATTACCACCAAGGAATCCCGCAATTTCCAGACCGGCAGAATCCGGATCCTTAAACGACATATAGTTAGGAAACACAAGTTGACCGAGGTAGGAAACAACGATGAATAATAAACCGCCAATAATAGTTACTAGAAAGATTGCCTTTGGTATTGTTTTCTTGGCATTAATCGTTTCCTCAGACAATGTTGTCACAGCATCAAAGCCCAGAAACGAAAGGCATAAAATTGCAGCTCCCGCAAAAACTAAAGAAGTTGAACCCTCAGGATTAAAAAATGGCAGTGATGAGAATAGAGTCCCCGAACCTTCACCACCTAAAAGACTTTTCACAGAAAGAATAATAAATAAAGCAACAAAAATCATTTGGAAAGAAATCAAAGTGAGATTGACCCCTGCAACCACCTTAATTCCTCTAACATTAACGATAGTTACAATTACAATCGATAGTATTATCCAAATCCATACCGGAACTGCAGGAAATTCGGCATGTAGATATATTCCAATAATTAAATAGTTAATCATCGGTAAAAACATATAGTCCAATAATAATACCCATCCAACGAAAAAACCGACGTGCGAATTAAGAGATCTTTGCGCATAGGTATAGGCGGAACCGGAATACGGAAATGCTTTAACCATCCGCCCATAGCTAAAAGCTGTAAACAACATAGTCAACAGGGTTACAACATATGCCATTGGCAGCATCCCTTCAGTTAGTTGGGATACAATTCCATATGTTGTAAATACGGTTAAAGGAACCATATAAGCTAATCCAAATAATACAACAGGAAACAAAGTAAGTACTTTTCTAAACTCTGTATCGGCTTTCATTACGATCACCTTTCAATCTTTTTATTTTGTAGTACGTTTTTAATTTGCTTTAACTATTCAAGTCCCTATTTTTGATAGCGATTATAATGACATCAAAAGCAATTTAAGGGTTTAATAGAAATTTTGGAAGTTGCTTCGTTCATATAAAAGGAAGAGGCATTACCCTCCTCCTGTTCATTTTTGTAATGCAATCCCCTGCGCAAACAGTATTTCTTGTTTAAATACTTTTAGTTATGAACTTTTTCATCCTTGAGGCTATATTTATTTTCATAAACAACCTGACCATCGGCAATTGTTAAATTTACTTTTGTTTCCAGGATTTCTTCAGGAGAAACTTCAAAGAGATTTCTGTCTAAAACTACAATATCCGCCAGTTTCCCAACCTCAAGTGTTCCCAATTCATTTTCTCTAAATGTTCCATACGCTGGGGTTTTAGTATAGTCTTTTAACGCTTCGGCAAGTGAAATAGATTCATGCACATGCCATGGTTGACCATTACTGGATACTCTTGTAACAGCACGATAGATTTCTAGTAGTGGATTTAACGTAGCAACCGGGAAGTCAGTCCCAAGTCCCACTTTTACCCCCGCGTTTTTTAATGTATTAATCGGAAATACATACGGTTCTTTTTCCTTACCGATACGGGCAGTATAAGCTTCTCTCTCGCTTTGGGCCATATGTTCCGGCTGCATGGAAGCAAGTACACCCAATTCGCTAAAACGGGAAATATCGTCCTCTTGAATCGTTTCAACATGCTCAATTGTATGCCGCGAATCCCTTTTCCCATTCGCTTTTTGCGCCGCTTCAAACGTATCAAGTGCTAATCGGACTGCTCCGTCACCAATGGCGTGGAATCGGACCCGAAAGCCTTCTTTATCTGCTTCAACCACTTTTTGCTTAATCTCTTCCGGCGAATAAACCAATTCCCCGCATGTATCCGGATCATCTGCATAAGGTCCAACCATATACGCGGTTCGGCTAGTTACCACTCCATCAATAAACCCTTTCAAACCTGAAAACCGCAGTTTATCTGATGTAAATTCGTTACGCCATTGTTTGTGCTTCTCCAAATCAAAATCAATTGACGGTAAAATATGAATCCGGGTTGTTAACCTATCCTTTTCATCAAATTCCTTAAACAGTTCATAATACTTTTCATTGCCATCCCCATACATGTCATTTACCGATGTGACACCTACACCGGCAGCAAGCTCCAGGAATTGATCCAGCAATTCCCTTTCTTTATCCCTCGATAAATCAAATACTTTATCGTCCACCAATTTAGCAGCTTTTTCATATAATACACCGGTTAGTTCCCCGTTCTCATCTTTTTCAATAAACCCATAAGGCGGATTTTCCGTATCCCGATTGATATTACAAAAATCCAATGTTTTACTATTCACCCAAGCATAATGCAGTTCCGCGTGATTAAGCATAACCAGTCGATCGGGAACTGCTTGATCCAATGAAAATCTGCTCGGCAATTGATTCTGTTCCCAGTAGCTGGCATCCCAACCTACCCCGATTATCCATTCTTCATCAGGGTGTTGTTCCGCATATTGCTTAACCATATTTACTGCCTCTTCTTCTGACCGCGCCTCGGACAGGTTCACACCATTTTCCATCACGATTCCCGACATGAGGTGCAGGTGGAAATCATGAAAGCCCGGTACGATTAATTGATCTTCATAATCATACATTTTTGTATTTGGTCCGCGATATTCCTCTATTTCCTTGTCAGATCCGACCGCCACAATTTGGTTGCCAGAAATTGCAATAGAAGCCGGGATTGGCTTGTGTGTTGTACCTGTGAATACAGCATTGCTTGATAAAATGATATCTGCCTTTTTTTCGTTACGCATAGACATTCATACCTCCAATATTTTTATAAAAAATCGATAGAGTGAGATTGGTTTATAATTCACTGGCCTCCGAGAATACTTCTTCAGGGGGACGCTTGAACATTTTGGTTTGATTGACAAGATATATGAAGCCAATCATAAGCCATATACCTCCCAATAAGAAGGAATGCCACCCCAAGTTCAACCATAAGCTAAAGATAAAAATAGCTCCGATTGCCGGTATTATCAGGTATTTTATCACCCCCTTAAATGATCGATTTCTTTTCTTAATATAAAAATGACTAATAACGGATATATTAACAAAAGCAAACGCAAAAAAAGCGCCAAAATTAATAAGCGACGTTGCAGCAGTAAGGTTAAAAAACAAAGCTGAAAGTGCTACAAGGCCTACTATTAAAATATTATAAACCGGGGTATGAAATTTTGGTGAAATATATCCAAATATCTTCTTAGGAAGAACGTTTCCCCTTCCCATGGCGTACATAATTCTGGAAGCACTGGATCCGGAAGCGACTGCAGAAATTGTGCTCGCAAAGATCCCCGTACCAACAAAAACTGTTTTCAAAAATATTCCGCCAATCAAATAAAAAATATTATACTGAACTGACTGCGGATCAACAAAAGAACGAATATCCGGATACACCAATTGCAGTAAATAAGTTGCCGTGATGTAAAGGACACTGCCGGTTAACGGAATAATGAAAATAGCTTTCGGGATTGTCTTTGTAGGATTTTTTGTTTCCTCTGATAAAGCTGTAATTGCATCAAACCCTAAATAGGTAAAGCACAGGATCGGGACTACTCCCATTAGACCCGAAAATTGTACCTCCTTGTCATGAAAAGGTAAGATGGAAAATGTGGTTCCTACACCCCCACCATTCAATAAAAACTTTATAGCGTAAATAACAAAAAGAACAAACGCAACCAAAGAAAGGAGAAATATAAAAGTATTGAAATTTGCCGCAAATTTAATACCAAGAATATTAACCGTGGTGATAACGATTACAAAAAGAATAATCCAAACGAACATCGGAACAGCAGGAAAATATGCTGTTAAGGATATCCCCAAAAGTAAAGCACTAATCATCGGGCTTAACATGTAGTCCAACAAAATAGCCCAACCAACCAAAAAGCCCAAATGGGGGTTCATCGCCTTTTGAGCGAAAGAATAAGCTGCTCCAGCTGAAGGAAATTCCTTTACCAACTGCGCGTAACTATATGCCGTAAATAGCATCACAAATAATGCTATCATATACCCGATCGCAATCATTCCATTACTTTGAAACGCTGCAACACCATATGTATCAAACACTGTTCCAGGTGCCATAAAAGCCAAACCAAAAAAAACAACGTGTCTCAAGCCAAGCGATCTTTTTAATTTACCCGATTCATTGTCCAATTTTATCACCCTCCACTCTTGCTAATATAAAATTATTATCCTTTGTCAGGCGTTATTATCAAGCTTCTACCTTGTTATTAATACGCGCGAATACCTTTCCATCTCTTCTTCCAACTAGCATCAATTATAACAATGCAATTTTTATGCCAAAAAACATCAACAAAATAATAGTTTTTTCGACATTTCATTTCAAAGATTAATAGTATATAATTAATTTAAATTCACTTTCGATTCAATTATCGAATTGAAATCGGTTCAAAATCGCCTGGTGCAGAGGAGGCAGTTACGATGAACGGCGAATTTATTCACGACAAACATTTTCATAGCGTTTTCAATCATCTCAAAGACGGAATATTTATAACCGATCATACTGGAGTAGCTATTTGGGCAAATGATACAAGTACGAAACAATTGGGAGTTCCCCGCTCGGAAATAGTAGGAAGACATGTAAAAGATTTGGAGCGTAATGGTTTATTCACTCCTTCCGTAACAAGGATCGTTTTAGATAAAAAGGAAACTGTGACGAAGGTTCAAACATCTAAAGACCGTCAATATATAGCAACAGGATATTTAGTAAAAGTCCCGGAAGAAAAAACAGAGTACATACTCG is a window of Lentibacillus daqui DNA encoding:
- a CDS encoding APC family permease, producing the protein MNDNDKNQIQRKLRLVHVVAIGLAYMSPFAVFDTFGIASDVSSGHVPTAYVVVFLAILFTAMSYGKLVKRFPNAGSVYTYTKNILNPYLGVMVGWVSFIAYLALPMINALLAKIYLSAGFPNVPGWVWIVGLIAVITVLNIFGVKIAASVNILLVVFQVLVGVTFIFLTVRSIQTGPEHFMSFAELFPAANEYSGLFGAAALLALSFIGFDAITTLSEDTVEPKKNIPRAILLVASIGGVFFFTVTYFMQSLFPDVSLFNDIEGASPEIAVMIGGNLFLSFFLGGALFSVFASGLAAQVSASRLLYAMGRDKVIPKRFFGYLHPKFNSPVLNIVLVGAMALSALLLDLEAATSLINVGAFTAFSFVNICVVKSFFTTERKRSLGYVLSNLIAPCIGLLFVVYLWVNLDLFSLTIGGIWTVLGLAYLAISTGFFKKNPPEIDFDELEA
- a CDS encoding aldehyde dehydrogenase family protein, with product MSSKVLELNPKVVEFLKDPIKLFIDGEWQASVEENTFTAENPATGEVLAVVHEAGEQDVDKAVKAAKQAFETGEWPALSAYERSQLMHKLANLMERDFEILAQLDTLDNGKPLKEVTGSDLPGAIENLRYFAGWTTKMTGQTIPVSESFFNYTRHEPVGVVGQIIPWNFPIMMALWKIAPAIATGCTVVLKPAEQTPLSALYLAKLVEEAGFPKGVINIVNGFGKTAGNALVSHPDVNKIAFTGSTATGRAIMKSAADTMKRVTLELGGKSPNIILPDADLDKAIPGVFNGIMVNQGEVCCAGSRVYIPDDIFDEVVNKMKEYAENVTLGDGLDAETDMGPLVSKKQFDTVTSYIEKGIKEGATMLVGGENKGKGYFVSPTVFTGVDEDMTIAKEEIFGPVVVAMPYSSIDEVIERANASSYGLAAGLWTENLKNAHKISNKLKAGTVWVNCYNLTNAAVPFGGYKESGFGREMGSYALENYTEVKSVWIGLD
- a CDS encoding aminotransferase family protein, translated to MSQNQQLDKTEELKNELSSIDKKHILHPSTNPKQQSENGPKIIFKDGQGIYLKDMDGRTYIDGVSMLWNVNLGHGNKELAEASYQQMTKAAYTTTFYGYANESTVRLAEKITSLTPGDLNTIFFTSGGSESNDSAFKLSRFYWQLKGFKEKRIIISLKRGYHGVTIAAQRATGIDAYREFSGSSDPDIVNAKPHLTACELGDTSDPEYEGCIRDVIDKYGADKIAAVIVEPIQGAGGVHVPPEGYLQAVRKLCDEKNVHFIADEVICGFGRTGKMFGVDHWEVVPDFMSVAKGITSGYAQLGGVVMREEISNTINQYDDMLAHGFTYSGHPTACAIGLKNIEIIERDGLVAHADAMGHELKKGLDYLQDKYSFFANTRSRGLLAGFDLVKDRDANIPFDHSVGAAGTLVEECYQRDLLIRPFDFEPGMNIVAVAPPLIVTKSEIEKIIEIIDDAAAAFSKKIG
- a CDS encoding M20 family metallo-hydrolase — protein: MEKVIYQINKSRLLETIKVSASIGATENGGLNRLALTQEDKTMRDIFVNWLKEEGLNIRIDDFGNIYGRRKGRKNSGPVIAIGSHLDTQPCGGRFDGVLGVLSALEVIRVLNDNQVETEYPIEIINFTNEEGARFRPPMLGSGGAAEVFTQDFVYHTKDSKDVTFEQALKQIGYVGKKANRLKNVKNYIELHIEQGPILEKKNKSIGIVQGIQGMSWLTISVTGETNHAGPTPMDGRRDALVPAAKMIAKVNQLTKEIDGLKITVGKMDVSPNVSNVIPGKVEFTVDIRHQDDEARANAIEILREQLSTIALTHDVDLTIETDWKSDAVEFSPDVIKGITEGAEEFGYPAMELFSGPGHDAKYVAQVADTGMIFIPSHKGISHNEQELSFHDDIEKGANVLLYAVTKLANVIN
- a CDS encoding APC family permease, with protein sequence MKADTEFRKVLTLFPVVLFGLAYMVPLTVFTTYGIVSQLTEGMLPMAYVVTLLTMLFTAFSYGRMVKAFPYSGSAYTYAQRSLNSHVGFFVGWVLLLDYMFLPMINYLIIGIYLHAEFPAVPVWIWIILSIVIVTIVNVRGIKVVAGVNLTLISFQMIFVALFIILSVKSLLGGEGSGTLFSSLPFFNPEGSTSLVFAGAAILCLSFLGFDAVTTLSEETINAKKTIPKAIFLVTIIGGLLFIVVSYLGQLVFPNYMSFKDPDSAGLEIAGFLGGNLFKSFFLAAYIIGCFASATSSHASVSRILYAMGRDTILPKKVFGNLYSKYRTPVFNIIIVSVVALLALFFSLETVSSFISFGALSAFTFVHISVFAHFYVRSRKRTFKDLILYVLVPFIGVILCIWLWTSLSKFAFMLGISWLTIGLIYLMYLTRMFKNQPPKMSFDESIDDVENTP
- a CDS encoding amidohydrolase — encoded protein: MRNEKKADIILSSNAVFTGTTHKPIPASIAISGNQIVAVGSDKEIEEYRGPNTKMYDYEDQLIVPGFHDFHLHLMSGIVMENGVNLSEARSEEEAVNMVKQYAEQHPDEEWIIGVGWDASYWEQNQLPSRFSLDQAVPDRLVMLNHAELHYAWVNSKTLDFCNINRDTENPPYGFIEKDENGELTGVLYEKAAKLVDDKVFDLSRDKERELLDQFLELAAGVGVTSVNDMYGDGNEKYYELFKEFDEKDRLTTRIHILPSIDFDLEKHKQWRNEFTSDKLRFSGLKGFIDGVVTSRTAYMVGPYADDPDTCGELVYSPEEIKQKVVEADKEGFRVRFHAIGDGAVRLALDTFEAAQKANGKRDSRHTIEHVETIQEDDISRFSELGVLASMQPEHMAQSEREAYTARIGKEKEPYVFPINTLKNAGVKVGLGTDFPVATLNPLLEIYRAVTRVSSNGQPWHVHESISLAEALKDYTKTPAYGTFRENELGTLEVGKLADIVVLDRNLFEVSPEEILETKVNLTIADGQVVYENKYSLKDEKVHN
- a CDS encoding APC family permease; amino-acid sequence: MDNESGKLKRSLGLRHVVFFGLAFMAPGTVFDTYGVAAFQSNGMIAIGYMIALFVMLFTAYSYAQLVKEFPSAGAAYSFAQKAMNPHLGFLVGWAILLDYMLSPMISALLLGISLTAYFPAVPMFVWIILFVIVITTVNILGIKFAANFNTFIFLLSLVAFVLFVIYAIKFLLNGGGVGTTFSILPFHDKEVQFSGLMGVVPILCFTYLGFDAITALSEETKNPTKTIPKAIFIIPLTGSVLYITATYLLQLVYPDIRSFVDPQSVQYNIFYLIGGIFLKTVFVGTGIFASTISAVASGSSASRIMYAMGRGNVLPKKIFGYISPKFHTPVYNILIVGLVALSALFFNLTAATSLINFGAFFAFAFVNISVISHFYIKKRNRSFKGVIKYLIIPAIGAIFIFSLWLNLGWHSFLLGGIWLMIGFIYLVNQTKMFKRPPEEVFSEASEL